Genomic window (Vitis riparia cultivar Riparia Gloire de Montpellier isolate 1030 chromosome 4, EGFV_Vit.rip_1.0, whole genome shotgun sequence):
TCATTCCCTTATAAGGGTGGAAGCACTCACTTGATATATTGTAACAAAAGGAGGGATCATCCCTATCAATAACCTTTACACTCATTCATGAGGAGGAATTGTAAATACTTTCCTTGAAAGAGCTTGGCAACAAAGTGGTCAATTGCTTTTTGTCTAAGTTAAGGATAGGGCTTGAGGAGTCTAATTGGACTCGATGTAACTTGATGATAAACTCAACACGGTAAGTTCAACGTAACTTGGTGGTGAGCAAGGCTTGCCCAACCATCAAACTTATGAAATAGTTTAAGAATATTTGTTTGCTTTTTGTCTGTCTAAGTTAAGAGTAGGGCTTGAGGAGTCTAATTCGACTCAATGTAGCTTGATGATAAGCTCAACACAAGTCAACGTAATTTGGTGGTAGGCAAGGCTTGCCCAACCATCAAGTTTATGAAATGGTTTAACGATCTTTGTTTGGTGGTTGGAATCAGAGACCCATTGAGGCGATATCAACCTATATATTGTTGAGCTtgttttgattgaaaaaaaggGATGTGAGACTACTTAGCAGGACATTTGTCATTGTCGCCACATGCTTCTCATATAAAATCACTAAGGGCACACATGACAATATGCTATTGGTTGGTGCATACACAATGGCATCTCattggtttatatatataatatagcaTCATTTCATTAGTCATATTACATCTCTTAGTTCTTATTTAAAAGATGCTCATAATTAAATAAGGTTAAAGGCTtattatttgagaaattttggCTTCTCaagattttgttattttaggtattatttttcttaattttagttcattattaTCTTTTGAGTTTTCCTTcctgctaattttttttaattcattctcaCTCACCTCTTAATCTGCTATGCTCTTCTCCTTTCCTTTCTAATGGGGACACCTTGTCATCCATGTGAACTACCCCTTCTCATAAAAGAGTTCAACATAAACACTGATCGATGTTTGCCATCTAAGCTAGAGAATTTTTAGGGTTAAGGCCACCTTGATCAAGGCTTTCTCATTATGTTACAACCTGAATTCTTCTTTATTTGATACTGGTTTGTCACATGTTTTAATGCAAGAACACACCATCTTAATGTGGACCAagcttttatcacattttttgaaaatttagctTTGAATAGTAGTGATCATCAATTGATCACATGCATATGGTTAAAGTTGATATACATACAAGCCATCCAGCTCAGACCAACTTTTTCATACATGTCACAATCTAGAGTCATGTTGCTATGGTTCTTGTCATGCAGTACATAGTTTCCATTTTATAGCAGAAGATTGGAAGAGATAAAGTTCTTCCTACACACCATGAATCGATGTCACAGGAtatcaattttgtaaaatttatcaTTGTCTAAAGCTAGATATGACTTtcagaatttaatttttcaaggatatatgatcatgaaaaaaaaaggattcatAGTGGAAAGACTTCTTTATGATTTCTGTATTATACTAGGAGAAGAGAAAGAACAAGAAAGGAGAGATTTCAgcatagtttattttttaagcttTGTTTCCAGCCTCCCCATTACCAAGATCTTAAATATTTAGTTTTCCTCTTCGTTTCAGGTACTGATATCGGCGAAGGAACAGCCACACTTACGGCTATCCCCAGCAATGGAAGCTGTAATAGAAGTATTCAAGCGAGTTACTGGGCTGTACCCCATTGATGGCAATGGGACGTGCTCAAAAGCTTCTGAGGTTAAACTAAGCTCGGTGACATTCTTAGTAGGGTATTCACAAGCCCTTTCGATAATAGGAAAAGAAGGATCAAGAGTTAGAGCAATTGAAGAAAGCTCAGGCACCACAGTAGGGATTTTATCACGAGGTTTGCTTTAAACAAATTTTGTCAAACTCTTGTAGTTATTGGTTACTAGATTTAACTGTTAAACACAATCACACACATGattagaaataaagaaaaagacgAGATTTTAACATGGTTTGACAATCAAAAATTCACTAATAAAACAAAGATAGAAGAGCTATAATGGTGAAAACTCTCTTTCTCCTTACAATTGTGGCTGCAAACCCTTCTCTCCCTAACAAAACCTAAATTATAAaaggtttaaaatataataaggaCAAACTCGTGATTCGACCACCATAAGCTCAACAGGGAGCTCGACACCGACATCCTCtacaaaatgtaataaaactTATTCGGACTTCACAATCCAACattaaatacctttttttttcttactaggtTGCGCTGGAGTACCATTTTATGTGAGCCCGGATGAAAGAATCATAAAAATACAGGGTCAGGTTTTGAAGGTGATGGCAGCAATGGAAGCAGTACTGTATCATCTGAGGCTGTACTTAGTAGACAGCAGTGTCATACCGGCATTCAGCGAGAAGGTGAGTTTATGACTTAGGATGATCGgtttaactttaatatttatgaGTTCTGGGTACTAATAGATGGTCTATTATCAGTACAAGACTGGTATCTCACAGGCCGATCAAAGCCTCTCATTGAATCATTCTACCCCTGCCCATCAGCCTGGAGCTGATTCCATGTATCCCCTTCCCTTGCTGGGGCATGAAGCCAAGGTGGAGGCAAAAATCCCTAGCTCTCATTCCTCATTGTATGCCCAAGAGCCTGTGCTTGGTGGATTACCCTTGAGGAGGTCTGGCCATGCCGCTGCGCCTGCTCAGGTTGGTTGGTTGGTTTTATTCATTCTTGTTTGTGTTTTGGTGATTAAAGTTGTTTTGGGCTTATTTGGAAGtgtattaaaaaacatttctacCATGATTccaaatgttatttttaaaaaaacaaaaacacttttatgtagtgttttatttttgttctttatatttgtatatttttttttaaaaaaaaaatattctcaaaaaataaatgaaaatatgttaGGAAATATCTGCTTTTCAAAACAAGttccataaatattattattttcagtctaaaaaaccattttctattcGTAAAAACAGTTTCCAAACATGTCCTATATTTCTCAAGCTTTCAAAGCCTTGGGGTTTTGTTTCTATTCGTAAATTATATATGTTGTTTCACATCTTTTGACACATTTCTTTCTTAGCCGCCCAAGATAGGAAAACCAGAGAATATCCCTCATTAGAAGATATGCTAGACTGAGCATTGGCTAGCTTTAAACATTTCAATACGTTGCTAGAACCCTCAAGTGGTTGGACCCCCTAATATCCGTGTTTAGAGACAATTTTCACCTGTTTATTATCCAAAGACCACCCATCAAAATTTGATCTGACACAACCCAAAGGGAGCGTTCCCTGGTGGTTCAGCCTATCTAATTCTATTTTTTGGTTCATCTTTACAAGAACTTTTTGCAATTGTGTGTCTTGTCATATTCAGGCTTGATTTTGTTGTTGCTGTAGTTAGTCGTTTAACATTTGTTTCAGAGAATGCAAAGAATAAAAATCCCTTTCTCAGCTGCCAAGGATATCATTGGCATTGCTGGCGAAACTATTGACCACATCCGTCGGACGAGTGGATCCACCATCACAATAGAAGAGGATAGAAGCCTACCTGACGAGTACATTCTAGAAGTGAGGGGCACAACCTCACAGCTCCAAACAGCTCAACAGCTCATTGAGGTAGATTTCATCCTAATCTTGAACAGTTTTGTTCTATGAGGAAGTTTTGTATTCTCTAGACCCATGTATGATATTTATCAGGAGCTGGTAGTTTTCCATGGGGCAAATAGGACAGCAGTTACTGCTTAGATAGACCATATGGATTGCTCATTTTAGCATGCTAAACTTGTCCCAAGAACATGAGAAATTTGATCTCCACCAACATTTACTCTCTTAAACCAATcctaaaaaatgtaaaagtaGGGAATAACATGCAGAGGTTCACATTTAATTTAACAAAATGATTCCTCCTTTTTGGAATTGGGTTTCCCATTTGCAGGAGCTTCTTGAGAGCCATCACCAGCCAGGAAGGGAGGGAAGTATCTATGACAACATGGATGCTGGATTAAGTTCCAACTCCCAGTTTGCACTACCCACCCACCCTCTTTCTCCCTTCTCACCCCAATATCGCTTCCCATCTCAACCATCAGGGGAAAACGGAATTTCAAGTGCAGGTGAGCACACTGGTTCGAGGTTTTGGAAGGGTGATCAGATTTCAGAATAATTCCTTTCATTGAGTTTCTGTTTGGGAGATCCATAGTGTTACAGGACCTTTAAGTTATGGAAATGAAACCTGCTTGACTTGTGGATAGCAAGAGCAAAAATAACACAGAGACATGGTAATTAAATCTgacttttattttctctttattgtTCCATGCATTTCTATTTACTTGTTTGGTAGCTCTGCATATTTTTGCAAGTTTCgtttctttctcttccttttcaCCCTTGGGATCTTATAGTTTATAGACTACTCGTCGACTTCTGTTGTGTTTCTAATGCATACTTGCCTTTACTGTTGTATCATGTCATGTCAAAATTTCAGAATCTTTTACCAGAGCCTCACCCAAGCAGTTCACAACCTCAACCAAGCAATTCACTTGTTACTCACTATATGTAAATTGTTAAGGCAGTCTTTGTTTGAGAGGTTATATAGATCTATATCAATGGTGAAAAGATAGGGCACCAGAACTGGGATATTCCATTCCAATAGAAGGCTAGAAGGCAGAACAGGGCAGAACATTCTAAGATGattttcctccctcttttcaaATCTCTTCTTGGGTCTCCGATTTCAAGTGATCATAGCAGCAAGGATCTATGAAATTCTTTACAATAATGAGACTCAGAGCTTTAGTGGTTTGAGTCTCACTTAAACCTTCAAGTAAGGTTGAAAACTCAATCTCAATAACAAACTCATATCCAATAAAGAAGGCTCACATTGAACCAGTCCATGGTCTGAAAGGGATTCTGCACTTCCTATTTCCTCAGGAATTAGGATTACTCAAAGAACAACTACCATAATTAAGATAAGAGTTACCTACTGGGGACCCTTCCAGTTACATAGCAAACTCTCTTTTCCTGTCATCTGGATAAACTAAAACTCAATCACCAGGAGAGCcacttgagaattttttttaaataggtaaATTTAAAGTGTGTATATTAAATGGAGGTGCCAACTAAGCATCCCAAAGTATATGCTGAATACCAAAGGGCACAACCAAGAAAAAGGAAGGGCTACAAAAAACAATGCTcaccctcaacaagaacccaaccaatcaataaagctAATTAAAGACAAAGGACCATCatttataaacaacttagtcCATGGCCACAAATTGCaaagaaaagagttttttaGTCTTTGGTTCTAAAGCTCATTGTTTTCAAAGGCAAAtttgttcctttccttttaagTTGTCCAAACATACATAAGGGGGTTGTCCTCCAGGACTTCTTACATTTTTTGCCCACGAAAGAACCATGTCAACCTAAAAGGGTCTCTCTAACCATATACGAGAGAACCCAAGACACATTAGAAAGGGCAAACAACAACTGCCATAAAACCCTTGCCTTACCACTTGAGAAAATTATGGTGGTTGTTTCAAATCAATTAGTGGAAAGTTTTATAACTACGTGGTTTGGTAGGCCTCTCTTTTAACGATGATGGGTGTTTGAGAACATCTTTTGATCCCTAAAACAAAAGGCCACAAATGGCAAGTCATTTTAGGACTATCATTCTTTGCATTCTTTCTTAAAGGttgcataaaaaataatattaagcgGAAACCCCTTTGAAGTGTTTTGCTGCCAGACATACACATTGTTAATTTTGAACTTATTCTCCCTGAAATCATGCAAGAAGCTTCCAAAATGAAAAGGGGAAAGTTGATGGATGGCTATTAAACTTCACATGGAAATGGAAATTTATGGAAGGGGTGCATGGAAGATTAGGTCTTTTCTGGTAGATGGACTTCATGAATTATGGACTGACTGTCCAATGCGCCTCATATGGCATAGTTTATGAATGGTTGTGATCATGGAAATATTCATAATTCAGAGGGAACTGCTATTAGAACAGTCATCCTTATTGTTAGGACATGGTTTttcactttcattttctttttatgtacTCCATTTGGTCTAAGAAATTGTCAGCCTAAGAACAAGAACATATGAGAACACTAGTGCGATCACAATAGTAAAGATGAAATTATTCAATCAATAAGCCAGTATATGAAAACCAAAACCTTTTCaaacaagaaacccatgacATGAATAGAGGTGATAGAGCAAACAACTTTAGATAATAGATTGGCATGAATAAAACAAACAATGATAGATAACAGATtgatagaagaagaagaaaaaagaacttGTAACTGCCTCATGAGTTGGCATACCTGATTGTCTAGTGTCACCcgagaaattaaaaaagaagatcTTCCCGGTTCTAATTTATCCTTGTCTGCTTGCGAGTCCTAGCAAACAATGAGCTGTTACACCCTGCTGTCACATATCGAAAAGTGCTTTACAGGAAGAGAGGAAAATAAAGCATGCATGAGAATCAATggttaaagagaaaaatcacTCTTTGGTGGGTTCTCAATTAACTGTAATGGCTTTTCATTCTATAATATTGGTAAAATGCAGCCAAACTGCTGTTTACGATCCCCATTAACACTACTTCTGACAGAAGAAAACTGAGAAACAAGCGAAGTATCTCTTTGAAAATTGCTTTTGCCTTTTTGGAGCAGCAAAATTAGACAAACATGCCGATACAACTATAGTGCTCTGACATTCTTTGGTGTCCTTCTGCATCATAGGGATGGAGCAATGCGTCTGTAAACCGCTTGGAAAGTCTGTCCCCCATTCCTAGCAACCTTTTGCCCTTCCTCTGTAGCAGAACTCAAGAGCTTTACCACTGGATCTGCTTCAAGTTCTGCCTCTGTGATGGCTTCAAACATAGGGTGACCCTCCAAACAATCCTTCATCCAATCTCCAAGCTCTTCCACATCTGTAATTGTGTAGATAATCCCACCAATACCAAGAACATATGCATACTCATCTAGCAAGTGTGTGCTAATCACCCTGCGACGATGGTTCTTCTCTTTGAAGTGAGGGTCAGGGAACAGGAAGAACATCTTCGAAAGCTGCCCTTTACCAAAGTAATTCGGGATGTATTTCATAGAATTAGTCCGAACCACTGACACATTCTGGTACTGACCCGGGTTTGCCACCCTCAAGGCCAAGATCCGTTCCTTGACGTACTCCGTCACCTTATCCCTAATTTCCATCCCAATCATCAGAGTCTCAGGGAAGAGGGTGGAAAGACTAATTAGAAGCCCTCCAAAACCGCAACCAACATCCGCAAACTCGATTTTTTTGGAATCACCCCCTTCATCCGATGATGAAAAAAGCTGAGGAAAGTGAACAGAATAGTCGACATGAGAAGGGGAAATCGGGACCGGGAAATGAGAGTCACTCAGTGGATTACTGTGAGCTCGTGCTCGGTAGAATCGCTTCCGAGGTAGATGAGTAGACTTGCTAATTTTCGAATTCCCCTCCTCCAACATTCCTTTTTCTGAAAACAGTTCAGGACGCAATGCCCTAAAAACGGGAAGGACAAATATGTAATGCATTCAAGTTAGAAACAAAGTGAAAATTTCGTcccaaaaaatccaaaaaaataacacaaaatgATTCAgcaatgacaaaaaaaaaaaaaaaaaatcattctgcCCAAtcatattggaaaaaaataataaatttcttcCCTTTATAACCAAAAAACATTCAGAAACTCTCCGTAGAGAGAGTAACATGCATTTAATATCTTGTGATCTTTTCCGCTGTGACTCCGAAAACAATAATATTCTGATTGGCATGTTCTTGTTCTCCAAACAGAAGCAGAGACgcataattaaagaaaaaggaacatTCAAAACCAGAGATTTTCAGCCTCATGCTTTCTCTGTACCTTGTGCCAATGGTCGACGAtgacgacgacgacgacgacgacgacgacgacgacgacgagGAGCTTCAGAAGAACGCCTGAGCGGCTCACCCTCCCTTCAGAGTTCGGAACCCTAATCGATCTACAGAGGACAGAGAACTTGCAAATACCATGGTTTGTGCCCTAGGCCCACAGGACTCTTGGGCCCAGGCCCAGTGTGAGGCCTACTACCAGCTTCGGGCCTTTAGTCATACGGTTTTAAGCCCAGCCAGGTACGGTCCCTACTGGACTCAAAATTGGAGTTGATTTATGTAGGTTTGGTTGGAAAATCATAGATAAtgtctttttctatttcctttttaacttcttgttatataatttaccaaaataataataataaaattataattaccaAATCTGTTCTATAAGATAGTAAAATTTAACAAATGATTAGACCactaattaaagaaataatactaccacattttcaatatttttaagtagaattaatttgttgtattttgggtttttattgaTATAGAAAGTTCCAAAAGTTAATCGAGTCAATGATTGAATCAAAAGATTATGGGTTGTCacactttcaatatttttaagtaaattGACATGTTGTGTGTTGTGTTTTTTTAGGACAATTAGAAAGTTCCAAAATTATAGATTCAATGTTTGATTAAGAAGATTCTGGAATGccacattttcaatatttttaagtaaattGACATGATGTGTCTTATGTTTTTTGGGGAACTAGAAAGTTCCAAAATTATAGAGTCAATTGATTTAGAAGATTCTGGAATGTCacgttttcaatatttttaagtaaattGACATGttgtgttttatgtttttttttttttttgggaattagaAAGTTTCAAAATTATAGTCATGTTTGATTCAGAAGATTctaagatagttttttttttacgaCATCTTGAATTAGTATTAGACAATTGGTATAATATGtcaattaaaaagttaaaaaaacttttatgaaaatgattgattcaataattaataaaacaaaaggtTTACTTACCATatttgatattgtttaaatataataaaagtatgCATTTGGATTGGTCTATGATATTCGAAATTCTATTATTTCAATGTGAAAtcatttttgttctaaaaaacataatttatagtCAATTCCACATCAAATAATGAATGCATAGGCTTGGGAGGCTCAAGGTCACTATAGTCCTTTAATCAATGTAGAAATTGGGATggtaattttaataattaaggtAGAGAGTTGAAATTTCTAACATTATCGGTTAAAATGATTGGTATAGCCTATGTTAtgttttagaataatttaagaaaaaatgtaaaagaaagaaaatagaaagaaaaagaaaaaaataaacttaaattctataaattatttttatatattactttaaactcatttaacttatttcaatctattatataaatattaaataattttaaaatatataattttctaactaatttgaattatatttgattttcttttgtattttttataatgaaattaaatatgagaaaaccatttttttctagcatcttttttcttttgtcaatatttttcgagaaccaaacattgCCTTTATGATTTATAATTAGGAAAATATGACTTTAGAGTTCATATAAGCTCAATATTTATAACAAAGCAAAatcttttttgttatattaaaataaatataatgtataaataaataaattatttttatatttagttgttTTTCAATAACTAAACTTGCAATTTGTTTTGTGTCcaaactagatttttttttttaacaaaaaattaaaacaaatttatttaattttatacataATTAGAGAATGTAGAGCATGTGGGATAGTATAATACTTGACCTACGCTTAGTTTTAAGGAATAATCTTGAACTAGCCCCACCCCAATTAAGTTTTTAATTCCTAAATTCATCTGCTTAGGGCCAAATTAGGGTAGACCCAAAAATACCCATCCATTATCATCTCTAATTATATGACGTAAATATTATgatgtaattaaattattaattgttagACCATGGTGTGGTTGTATTAGATATGACCAAATATATTATGATCGAACTTAGAACATCTTGTAACTTGCCCTCTTTCCACAATAATCGTTCTAGACATGGCTCTAAAGACACTTTAAATTGCAACGATACTTTTAACTTGTATATATAGGCTTGGCATCTTTATTAAGGTGAGTGCAAATTGGGATAGTAATTGTTGACGGtccatatttaagaaaataaagctTTGGAGcttatatgaattttaaatatacaTGTAGGGTGACTCCATCATGACTGAATGTATCCACCATGATTCGTCATATCAATCATGGGCGAACTTGGGACATCTTGTGACATGGCCTCACTCATCTTGATCAGAATAACCATTTTTGGACATGACTCAACTGAGTTCAGCCTTGACTAGAAATAGTAACATGAGTTCCATCCATTCCATCCATACACCATATACATAGAGACTTGGTCGTTTCACACACCAGAGTACTCTTAAAACAATCATAACATGATGAATGGTCCAAAGAAAATGACCAAAACACCATGAATATTGGTTAAAGTCTATATCTGGGTTTGTCTCCCAGAGCAATGAAACTTGAAAGGTTCTAGAGAATTTGGCCTCTTTAGCTTCTAAATATATGATCAAAGGTTTACGTTAGGGTTTGTGGACAAGAAATGTAGAAGAAACACTCCTAACTTACGTGGACAGTAAGTAGAAGCACAGTGAAATTGATATAACGAGGACTATTGGTACGATATATAACTTCACTTCTCTTGACATGCAACTACTCATTTGAATATTGCACCACTTTAGGAAACAAAGATTAGCAACACATAACTCTCACCATTTTTAATCCCTTTCTTGCATCCTTACTCCAACCACTTGAACTTCTTtcacacttcaaaattttcttaatcatTGGTTTAGGGCTAGAAGTTAATTGGCTCACCAAGAAAAACGTACCAATATGCAATACTATTTGAGCTTATTGATTCAGCTTCTATGGAGTTTTATATTTTGAAGTGTTTGAGAAGTAGCCTACCAAGCATGAATATTGATCTCTCTGTAAGATGTCTAGCTAACAAGGGTTTGATCTTGCTTCTTCTAGAGAGTCTTCTCTTGACAAATGCCTTGCAACTGCTTCATCATGGGAGTCGACGGAGTCGTTGCAAAATTATTGGATTTCAAAAGCGACTTGTTTGGAGTGAACGATGAATGACACATCTCCTTTTATCGTGTCATTGAAGGTattgaataattattattattatttacacgTCAATTATATGAACGGGCACGCAagtttagtttataatttaCGTTACCAAGATGATGATTCTAACGTGGTTTAAGTGATTTCGTCTATGACTAAACATATTGCAACTAAcattaagaaatgaaataatttagaCAATTGAGTTAATTGT
Coding sequences:
- the LOC117911993 gene encoding tRNA (guanine-N(7)-)-methyltransferase, whose protein sequence is MLEEGNSKISKSTHLPRKRFYRARAHSNPLSDSHFPVPISPSHVDYSVHFPQLFSSSDEGGDSKKIEFADVGCGFGGLLISLSTLFPETLMIGMEIRDKVTEYVKERILALRVANPGQYQNVSVVRTNSMKYIPNYFGKGQLSKMFFLFPDPHFKEKNHRRRVISTHLLDEYAYVLGIGGIIYTITDVEELGDWMKDCLEGHPMFEAITEAELEADPVVKLLSSATEEGQKVARNGGQTFQAVYRRIAPSL
- the LOC117911992 gene encoding RNA-binding KH domain-containing protein PEPPER-like, yielding MSSVDPTAASAGGRKPAEKWPGWPGQNAFRLIVPGSAVGSIIGREGKIIKRISEGTGARIHVIALPAGTTDCIVLISAKEQPHLRLSPAMEAVIEVFKRVTGLYPIDGNGTCSKASEVKLSSVTFLVGYSQALSIIGKEGSRVRAIEESSGTTVGILSRGCAGVPFYVSPDERIIKIQGQVLKVMAAMEAVLYHLRLYLVDSSVIPAFSEKYKTGISQADQSLSLNHSTPAHQPGADSMYPLPLLGHEAKVEAKIPSSHSSLYAQEPVLGGLPLRRSGHAAAPAQRMQRIKIPFSAAKDIIGIAGETIDHIRRTSGSTITIEEDRSLPDEYILEVRGTTSQLQTAQQLIEELLESHHQPGREGSIYDNMDAGLSSNSQFALPTHPLSPFSPQYRFPSQPSGENGISSAGEHTGSRFWKGDQISE